Proteins from a single region of Streptomyces spinoverrucosus:
- a CDS encoding CIS tube protein, with the protein MSPASRSSRARAQLTLKEPPASVGAKPGGTIARLDLQFNPSTLQLQKTTEWRRSPSRMAGQSALPEFVGSGPRVLSLEVFLDATAKHDNSVEQAVEKLMKACVPTPASLGRKKPASPWVRFEWGTARTTSFDGVLSSLSVTYTLFDVDGKPLRATCRLSIEEASVDPPGQNPTSGARTARSTHTVVAGDSLALLAWREYGDATAWRTIAEANDIDDPMALVPGTELVVPGLRDAVAEEES; encoded by the coding sequence ATGTCCCCAGCGTCCCGCTCCAGTCGGGCCAGGGCCCAGCTGACGCTGAAGGAGCCCCCGGCCTCCGTCGGCGCCAAGCCCGGCGGGACGATCGCGCGGCTCGACCTCCAGTTCAACCCCTCCACCCTGCAGTTGCAGAAGACCACCGAGTGGCGGCGCTCCCCGTCCCGGATGGCGGGGCAGTCGGCGCTGCCCGAGTTCGTCGGCAGCGGCCCGCGCGTGCTGAGCCTGGAGGTGTTCCTGGACGCCACCGCCAAGCACGACAACTCGGTGGAGCAGGCGGTGGAGAAGCTGATGAAGGCGTGCGTGCCGACCCCGGCCAGCCTGGGCCGCAAGAAGCCGGCCAGCCCGTGGGTGCGGTTCGAGTGGGGCACCGCGCGGACGACGTCGTTCGACGGGGTGCTGTCCAGCCTGTCGGTGACGTACACGCTGTTCGACGTGGACGGCAAGCCGCTGCGGGCCACCTGCCGGCTGTCCATCGAGGAGGCGAGCGTCGACCCGCCGGGCCAGAACCCGACGTCCGGCGCGCGCACCGCCCGCAGTACGCACACCGTCGTGGCGGGGGACAGCCTGGCCCTGCTGGCCTGGCGGGAGTACGGCGACGCCACGGCCTGGCGGACCATCGCCGAGGCGAACGACATCGACGACCCGATGGCGCTGGTCCCCGGTACCGAACTGGTGGTGCCGGGGCTGCGGGACGCGGTCGCTGAGGAGGAGAGTTGA
- a CDS encoding phage tail protein, with translation MTDSIFATSVFFRLAIGGNDLGAFNTCSGMGAEVEIESYAEGGNNGFTWQLPGRVTWSNITLTRPVTADTAKIARWLDETLKRVEPKDGEIVALKPDLTRIISWQVFGIVPVRWQGPSFDPSNSQAALETLEIAHEGLRPS, from the coding sequence ATGACGGACAGCATCTTCGCGACGAGCGTGTTCTTCCGGCTCGCGATCGGCGGCAACGACCTGGGCGCCTTCAACACCTGCTCCGGCATGGGCGCCGAGGTCGAGATCGAGAGTTACGCCGAGGGCGGCAACAACGGCTTCACCTGGCAACTCCCCGGCCGCGTGACCTGGTCGAACATCACGCTCACCCGCCCGGTCACCGCCGACACGGCGAAGATCGCCCGCTGGCTCGACGAGACGCTGAAGCGGGTGGAGCCCAAGGACGGCGAGATCGTCGCGCTGAAACCGGACCTGACCCGGATCATCAGCTGGCAGGTGTTCGGGATCGTGCCCGTGCGCTGGCAGGGCCCGTCCTTCGACCCCTCCAACTCCCAGGCCGCGCTGGAGACCCTGGAGATCGCCCACGAGGGGCTGCGGCCCTCCTGA
- a CDS encoding DUF6760 family protein — MTYALPRLREEVAYIAYHFHWPREEILDLTHGERQQWVAEIARINTRVNEGG, encoded by the coding sequence GTGACGTACGCCCTTCCCCGGCTCCGGGAGGAGGTCGCGTACATCGCCTATCACTTCCACTGGCCACGCGAGGAGATCCTCGACCTGACCCACGGCGAACGGCAGCAGTGGGTGGCCGAGATCGCCCGTATCAACACCCGCGTGAACGAAGGCGGTTGA
- a CDS encoding zinc-ribbon domain-containing protein: MKRRTVTAGNLDEILQMTAPAQATEQAAAPPAAAPPPRENHGLRTEFEFELPRGYVDEAGTVHRHGAMRLATARDELRPQIDLRVKENPAYLSVVLLSQVITRIGSITDVHAGVVERMYATDVAFLQDFYRRVNSEGHTRAAVTCPHCEGGFEVDLSGGRLGES; the protein is encoded by the coding sequence ATGAAACGCCGTACGGTGACGGCGGGCAACCTGGACGAGATCCTCCAGATGACGGCGCCCGCCCAGGCGACGGAGCAGGCGGCGGCACCCCCCGCCGCCGCCCCTCCGCCCCGGGAGAACCACGGGCTGCGCACCGAGTTCGAGTTCGAGCTGCCGCGCGGATACGTCGACGAGGCGGGCACGGTGCACCGGCACGGCGCGATGCGCCTGGCCACGGCCCGGGACGAACTGCGCCCGCAGATCGACCTGCGGGTCAAGGAGAACCCGGCGTACCTGAGCGTCGTGCTGCTGAGCCAGGTGATCACCCGGATCGGCAGCATCACCGACGTCCACGCCGGGGTCGTGGAGCGGATGTACGCCACCGATGTCGCGTTCCTCCAGGACTTCTACCGGCGCGTCAACAGCGAGGGCCACACCCGGGCGGCGGTGACCTGCCCGCACTGCGAGGGCGGCTTCGAGGTCGACCTCTCGGGTGGGCGCCTGGGGGAATCGTGA
- a CDS encoding phage tail protein, whose protein sequence is MATGDALSTHVFGVQLGGYLVESIQEISGFTVEEDVVEVKQVTAEGKQIIRKQPGARQAGEITITRGLDQSSEFTNWIKETLNNGAVNSARQNLTIEIKDTEGNTVRRIQLMQGWASKWEGPSLKAGESSPATESVTIVFEEIVVE, encoded by the coding sequence ATGGCAACGGGCGATGCTCTTTCCACCCATGTCTTCGGCGTGCAGCTCGGCGGCTACCTGGTCGAGTCGATCCAGGAGATCAGCGGGTTCACCGTCGAGGAGGATGTCGTCGAGGTCAAGCAGGTCACCGCGGAGGGCAAGCAGATCATCCGCAAGCAGCCGGGTGCCCGGCAGGCCGGTGAGATCACGATCACCCGGGGGCTCGACCAGAGCAGCGAGTTCACCAACTGGATCAAGGAGACCCTGAACAACGGGGCCGTGAACTCCGCGCGGCAGAACCTCACCATCGAGATCAAGGACACCGAGGGCAACACGGTCCGCCGCATCCAGCTGATGCAGGGCTGGGCCTCCAAGTGGGAGGGCCCGTCCCTGAAGGCGGGCGAGTCGTCCCCGGCCACCGAGTCCGTCACGATCGTGTTCGAGGAGATCGTCGTCGAATGA
- a CDS encoding phage tail sheath family protein — MPTYLTPGVYVEEVQSGARPIEGVGTAVAAFVGFAERGPFHAPTLVTSWDQYTQLFGGFTEGTYLPHAVHGYFSNGGGAAYIVRIGGSADDASAPAAGGDRRQRESRAAEPVEFGGFLVAAKPGVTGVSVEVADAGGENPPEDRFKVLVRQGDQVAETYDASTRKNVKGYLVNQARASKLIEVTEQQGAAQSRPANQTVALPDAPAAPARPGSGELSRLDPAEYVGDAAARTGFGGLETIDEVTMVAVPDLMSAYQRGDIDAEGLRTVQLAVIAHCEQMGDRVAVLDAPPGLSAQQVRNWRNDEAGYDSRYATLYYPWVRVFDPAAGRNTTVPPSGHIAGVWARSDAERGVHKAPANEVIRGAVDLEIRLSKGEQDLLNPIGVNCVRAFPGRGIRVWGARTLSSDPAWRYLNVRRLFNYLEESILLGTQWVVFEPNDDRLWASIRRNVTAFLTEEWRRGALFGRTAEEAFYVKCDRDNNPQESIDQGRVVCEIGVSPVKPAEFVVFRLAQFSDSTSLIDE; from the coding sequence ATGCCGACGTACCTCACCCCGGGCGTGTACGTGGAGGAGGTGCAGTCCGGTGCCCGACCGATCGAGGGGGTCGGCACCGCCGTCGCCGCGTTCGTCGGGTTCGCCGAGCGCGGCCCGTTCCACGCGCCGACGCTGGTCACCAGCTGGGACCAGTACACCCAGCTGTTCGGCGGCTTCACCGAGGGCACCTATCTGCCGCACGCCGTGCACGGCTACTTCTCCAACGGCGGCGGCGCCGCGTACATCGTCCGGATCGGCGGCTCCGCCGACGACGCCTCCGCCCCGGCGGCCGGCGGCGACCGGCGACAGCGCGAGAGCAGGGCGGCGGAACCCGTCGAGTTCGGCGGATTCCTGGTCGCCGCCAAGCCGGGCGTGACCGGGGTGTCGGTGGAGGTCGCCGACGCCGGCGGCGAGAACCCGCCGGAGGACCGCTTCAAGGTCCTGGTCCGCCAGGGCGACCAGGTGGCGGAGACCTACGACGCCTCCACCCGCAAGAACGTCAAGGGCTACCTGGTCAACCAGGCCCGCGCCTCCAAGCTGATCGAGGTCACCGAGCAGCAGGGCGCCGCCCAGAGCAGGCCCGCCAACCAGACCGTGGCCCTGCCCGACGCCCCGGCCGCGCCCGCCAGGCCCGGCTCCGGCGAGCTGTCCCGCCTCGACCCCGCCGAGTACGTCGGCGACGCGGCGGCCCGCACCGGGTTCGGCGGCCTGGAGACCATCGACGAGGTCACCATGGTCGCGGTGCCGGACCTGATGAGCGCCTACCAGCGCGGCGACATCGACGCCGAGGGGCTGCGCACCGTGCAGCTCGCCGTGATCGCGCACTGCGAGCAGATGGGCGACCGGGTGGCCGTCCTCGACGCCCCGCCCGGGCTCTCCGCCCAGCAGGTGCGCAACTGGCGCAACGACGAGGCGGGTTACGACTCCCGGTACGCCACCCTGTACTACCCGTGGGTGCGGGTCTTCGACCCGGCCGCCGGACGCAACACCACCGTCCCGCCGAGCGGTCACATCGCCGGTGTGTGGGCGCGCAGCGACGCCGAGCGCGGGGTGCACAAGGCGCCCGCCAACGAGGTGATCCGCGGCGCGGTGGACCTGGAGATCCGGCTCAGCAAGGGCGAGCAGGACCTGCTGAACCCGATCGGCGTGAACTGCGTACGCGCCTTCCCCGGCCGGGGCATCCGGGTGTGGGGCGCCCGCACCCTCTCCTCCGACCCGGCCTGGCGCTACCTGAACGTGCGCCGCCTGTTCAACTACCTGGAGGAGTCGATCCTCCTGGGCACCCAGTGGGTGGTCTTCGAGCCGAACGACGACCGGCTGTGGGCGAGCATCCGGCGCAACGTCACGGCGTTCCTCACCGAGGAGTGGCGCCGTGGCGCGCTGTTCGGCCGCACCGCCGAAGAGGCGTTCTACGTCAAGTGCGACCGCGACAACAACCCGCAGGAGTCCATCGACCAGGGCCGGGTCGTCTGCGAGATCGGCGTCTCGCCGGTCAAGCCCGCGGAGTTCGTGGTGTTCCGGCTGGCCCAGTTCTCCGACAGCACCAGCCTCATCGACGAGTGA
- a CDS encoding ATP-binding protein: MWTRLRLVEERVRGAVAVRRAVDPDPDDPYRGQYLTPEAAVRILDEPGGLDVPAQEPWHPPAGSLLDGLARRFGLAPLDLDLLLVAVAPDLDARFERLYGYLNDDLTRRRPTVGLALELCGLGGATSARFRLAPGAPLIAGGLVEVTEPERPPLSRVLVVPDRVTAHLLGGTRPDARLAGVLGEAREDPSAEAAEVRRAAAAAGTGVGLVHLRGRGGDAEGLATAGLRAAGRRPLVLDAVALARRSGDVPELARVAGLEARLTGAGVVLGPLDALPPEPAERTRTLAALCAALRGLPLLTHGTVGWDPAWAADTPVVLTVPAPSPERQAARWRYALEGAAGAGHGAGVTGDADALARAVAAHRLDSGQVRRAADVALRTAALAGRPVGPDDLRAAVRAQNGAGLERLARRVEPGVGWDDLVLPPITHRRLRELALRARHREQVLGQWGMRPGGGRGRGVIALFAGESGTGKTMSAEVVAADLGMDLYVVDLSTVVDKYVGETEKNLERIFTEASAVNAVLLFDEADAIFGKRSEVKDAHDRHANMESAYLLQRMESFDGIAVLTTNLRANLDEAFTRRLDVVADFPVPDAGQRLALWERCLGERLPRADDLDLRFCADRFELAGGSIRACAVTAAYLAAESGRPLTMRQLVTAVAQEYRKLGRLVLEGEFGPYLAQVTDA; this comes from the coding sequence CTGTGGACGCGGCTGCGTCTCGTCGAGGAGCGGGTGCGGGGCGCGGTGGCCGTGCGTCGTGCCGTCGATCCCGACCCCGACGACCCGTACCGGGGCCAGTACCTCACCCCCGAGGCGGCGGTACGCATCCTGGACGAGCCGGGCGGTCTCGACGTACCCGCCCAGGAACCCTGGCACCCGCCGGCCGGGTCCCTCCTCGACGGGCTCGCCCGGCGGTTCGGGCTGGCGCCGCTGGACCTGGACCTGCTGCTGGTCGCGGTGGCGCCCGACCTGGACGCGCGGTTCGAGCGGCTCTACGGCTATCTCAACGACGACCTGACGCGGCGTCGGCCCACGGTCGGGCTGGCGCTGGAGCTGTGCGGGCTCGGCGGCGCGACGTCCGCCCGGTTCCGGCTCGCCCCCGGGGCCCCGCTGATCGCCGGTGGCCTGGTGGAGGTCACCGAGCCCGAACGGCCGCCGCTGTCCCGCGTCCTGGTGGTGCCCGACCGGGTCACCGCGCACCTCCTGGGCGGTACGCGGCCCGACGCCCGGCTCGCCGGGGTGCTCGGCGAGGCCCGTGAGGATCCGAGCGCCGAGGCGGCGGAGGTCCGGCGGGCGGCCGCCGCGGCCGGGACCGGTGTCGGCCTCGTCCACCTGCGCGGCCGGGGCGGTGACGCCGAGGGCCTGGCCACCGCGGGCCTGCGCGCGGCCGGGCGGCGCCCGCTGGTCCTGGACGCGGTGGCGCTCGCCCGGCGCTCCGGCGACGTACCGGAACTCGCACGGGTGGCCGGTCTCGAAGCCCGTCTGACCGGCGCCGGGGTCGTCCTCGGCCCCCTGGACGCGCTGCCCCCGGAGCCCGCCGAACGGACCCGGACGCTGGCGGCGTTGTGCGCGGCGCTGCGGGGGCTGCCGCTGCTCACGCACGGCACCGTCGGCTGGGATCCGGCGTGGGCGGCCGACACCCCGGTGGTGTTGACCGTGCCGGCGCCCTCCCCCGAACGGCAGGCCGCGCGCTGGCGGTACGCCCTCGAGGGGGCCGCCGGTGCCGGCCACGGGGCCGGGGTGACCGGCGACGCCGACGCGCTCGCCCGGGCGGTCGCCGCGCACCGCCTGGACTCCGGGCAGGTGCGCCGCGCCGCCGACGTGGCGCTGCGCACGGCCGCCCTCGCGGGCCGCCCGGTCGGACCCGACGACCTGCGCGCCGCCGTACGCGCCCAGAACGGCGCCGGGCTCGAACGGCTCGCCCGCCGGGTGGAGCCCGGCGTCGGCTGGGACGACCTGGTGCTCCCGCCGATCACCCACCGGCGCCTGCGCGAACTCGCCCTGCGCGCCCGCCATCGCGAGCAGGTGCTCGGGCAGTGGGGGATGCGGCCCGGCGGCGGCCGGGGGCGCGGCGTGATCGCGCTGTTCGCCGGGGAGTCCGGCACCGGCAAGACCATGTCCGCCGAGGTCGTCGCGGCCGACCTGGGCATGGACCTGTACGTGGTGGACCTGTCGACGGTCGTCGACAAGTACGTCGGGGAGACCGAGAAGAACCTGGAGCGGATCTTCACCGAGGCGTCCGCGGTCAACGCGGTCCTCCTGTTCGACGAGGCCGACGCGATCTTCGGCAAGCGCTCGGAGGTGAAGGACGCGCACGACCGGCACGCCAACATGGAGTCGGCGTACCTGCTCCAGCGCATGGAGTCGTTCGACGGGATCGCGGTGCTGACCACCAATCTGCGGGCCAACCTGGACGAGGCGTTCACGCGCCGCCTGGACGTGGTGGCGGACTTCCCCGTCCCCGACGCCGGCCAGCGCCTCGCCCTGTGGGAACGCTGCCTGGGCGAGCGGCTGCCCCGCGCCGACGACCTCGACCTGCGCTTCTGCGCGGACCGCTTCGAGCTGGCCGGCGGCTCGATCCGGGCCTGCGCGGTGACCGCGGCCTACCTCGCGGCGGAGTCCGGCCGGCCGCTCACCATGCGGCAGCTGGTCACGGCCGTCGCCCAGGAGTACCGCAAGCTCGGACGCCTGGTCCTGGAGGGCGAGTTCGGCCCGTACCTGGCGCAGGTCACCGACGCCTGA
- a CDS encoding DUF4255 domain-containing protein: MIHEVDEGLRRLLGESGLEASGVEVVFDAPTRDWAARRSAPTVCVFLYDIREDATRRGSGAGEVYDEDGHLVARRSPPRWFELTYLVTAWANRPQDEHRLLSQVLACLVAHDTLPARLLTGTLAELGLIVSLDTAGTGLDAPAASDVWSALGGELKASLGVRVRAPLAGVTTAAAPPVTEGLVVRSAARREGAEATPGRRLRYTEVSDPGPEGFAGERERPPAAARRRRRDRQP, translated from the coding sequence GTGATCCACGAGGTCGACGAGGGGCTGCGCCGACTGCTCGGCGAGTCCGGCCTCGAGGCGTCGGGCGTCGAGGTCGTCTTCGACGCCCCCACCCGGGACTGGGCGGCACGCCGCAGCGCACCGACGGTCTGCGTCTTCCTGTACGACATCCGCGAGGACGCCACCCGGCGCGGCAGCGGCGCCGGGGAGGTGTACGACGAGGACGGCCACCTCGTGGCCCGGCGCAGTCCGCCGCGTTGGTTCGAGCTGACGTACCTGGTCACGGCGTGGGCGAACCGCCCCCAGGACGAACACCGGCTGTTGTCGCAGGTGCTGGCCTGTCTGGTGGCCCACGACACGTTGCCCGCGCGGCTGCTCACCGGCACGCTCGCCGAACTCGGCCTGATCGTGAGCCTGGACACCGCCGGCACCGGACTCGACGCACCGGCCGCCTCCGACGTGTGGTCGGCGCTCGGCGGGGAGCTGAAGGCGTCGCTCGGGGTGCGGGTACGGGCGCCGCTCGCCGGCGTCACCACGGCCGCCGCACCGCCGGTCACCGAAGGGCTCGTGGTGCGCTCGGCCGCCCGGCGCGAGGGCGCGGAGGCGACGCCGGGGCGTCGGCTGCGCTACACGGAGGTGAGCGACCCGGGCCCGGAGGGCTTCGCCGGGGAGCGCGAGCGGCCGCCCGCCGCCGCCCGTCGCCGTCGAAGGGACCGACAGCCGTGA
- a CDS encoding DUF11 domain-containing protein, producing the protein MGTAGPGGRYRLGRLGTSLLLLIPLLGVTAATGQDSADSRPRVAAAPDTRIAYAGTRHRSLGRVDTTTSSTPLFGAGPAHFDVQPSALGDQLVFAGRRDEKNPQIYLRSADGSVRRLTSGMDAAHPRLTPDGRSVVFDSAGPGGPGGGTQRDLWLVRTDGTGLTRLTDTPADEECPTVSPDGQRLAYSSDSDPLVGQQVYVRPLGGGTATRVTDPANGTATEPVWNPVNDDENRNWIAYTATTTQNGPRLRVTDGTSDEPLFGGAIANWRAHGAAWLPDGDGVVFLSPEITCECEGDWDHVFRTTAHSDQVPSLVLNENREVLSPTWLGPLDGGGVVVERTSAAAPDKEHSGAQVVTLQDVRTDGVDPRDLGLTILNEDPAADTNTDPAKDPLFQPAPPYDPWTERQNYTPDGRRIVVTRFEDTPDGRIERIWMADADGSNPAPMPLAGRGPKDWDTDPTFSPDGKFLAFVRTSPGGVGDAAGPSRILVAEVATGAITGEIVPPAGQLRGEDAQPTWSSDGTTLAFTRNQVIDGGGGNKHVWTVPVNDLGAQRDLSATLCPGDCEVIDDSPAFSPDGLSIAFNRKSGGGRVDEQNGILLTSVSGDDCRVLLPAAARDVPGACGRELPDTSATGPHQPRDAAWTADGTGLVFSSRAGLPANSPEKLHLLDVESGDITPVTTGLPGRQKEPSVQQSVDLALRAPGTTPEVTVGGSTTVRVDIVNHGPAASPGTRLTIAPPPGVRVTRLTRPGGTCDAASLQCDVGVVPPGATVPVNVTLTGVTPGDAPVDWSVTGTVLDPRPSDNAGRTVVPVREAPQPPPTPSPTPPTPTPAPPTPAPPTIVPPTTRPPTVPPEPEEPEAGPGVRVTAQPNPGYVGGRVVVTYTVRNGRNALATGLRLRIGLPRGIPDSGPPAGCDSSWLCALPDLEPGASTVVRVVLSPDKALTGRVTGDLTTTGTDADRRDNTARQRIRILQPRIEAVPPIGKPGFVTSVRGKDFPPGVPVRFTWKPGITAAAAPTVPKPDGTFIGQLLILAKDQTGPRVITARGPGFSPVKTDFLVVSGSIQPPDQVVRR; encoded by the coding sequence ATGGGAACCGCTGGCCCCGGCGGGCGGTACCGCCTGGGCAGACTCGGCACGTCGTTGCTGCTGCTGATCCCGCTGCTCGGGGTCACGGCCGCCACCGGGCAGGACAGCGCCGACTCCCGGCCCCGGGTGGCCGCCGCCCCGGACACCCGGATCGCGTACGCCGGTACCCGGCACCGCAGTCTCGGCCGGGTCGACACCACCACCTCCAGCACACCGCTGTTCGGTGCGGGCCCGGCCCACTTCGACGTCCAGCCGTCCGCACTCGGCGACCAGCTGGTCTTCGCCGGCCGCCGTGATGAGAAGAACCCGCAGATCTATCTGCGGTCCGCCGACGGTTCGGTACGCCGGCTCACCAGCGGCATGGACGCGGCGCATCCCCGGCTGACTCCGGACGGCCGATCCGTGGTGTTCGACTCCGCCGGACCCGGCGGCCCGGGCGGCGGGACGCAGCGCGACCTGTGGCTGGTGCGCACCGACGGCACCGGCCTGACGCGGCTCACCGACACCCCCGCGGACGAGGAGTGCCCGACGGTGTCCCCGGACGGGCAGCGGCTGGCGTACTCCAGCGACAGCGACCCGCTGGTCGGGCAGCAGGTCTACGTGCGGCCGCTGGGCGGCGGCACCGCCACCCGGGTCACCGACCCGGCCAACGGCACGGCCACCGAGCCGGTGTGGAACCCGGTGAACGACGACGAGAACCGGAACTGGATCGCGTACACCGCCACCACGACTCAGAACGGACCGCGGCTGCGGGTGACGGACGGGACCAGCGACGAACCGCTGTTCGGCGGCGCCATAGCCAACTGGCGTGCCCATGGGGCGGCGTGGCTGCCCGACGGGGACGGGGTGGTGTTCCTGAGCCCCGAGATCACCTGTGAGTGCGAGGGCGACTGGGACCATGTGTTCCGGACCACCGCCCACTCCGACCAGGTTCCCTCGCTCGTGCTCAACGAGAACCGGGAGGTCCTCTCGCCCACCTGGCTCGGCCCGCTCGACGGCGGTGGCGTGGTCGTGGAGCGCACCTCGGCGGCGGCCCCCGACAAGGAGCACTCCGGCGCGCAGGTGGTGACGCTGCAGGACGTCCGCACGGACGGGGTCGACCCCCGCGACCTGGGGCTGACGATCCTCAACGAGGACCCGGCGGCCGACACCAACACCGATCCCGCCAAGGACCCGCTGTTCCAGCCCGCGCCCCCGTACGACCCGTGGACCGAGCGGCAGAACTACACCCCGGACGGCCGCCGGATCGTGGTGACCCGCTTCGAGGACACCCCCGACGGCCGGATCGAGCGGATCTGGATGGCCGACGCCGACGGCTCCAACCCGGCACCCATGCCGCTCGCCGGGCGCGGCCCGAAGGACTGGGACACCGACCCGACGTTCTCCCCGGACGGCAAGTTCCTCGCCTTCGTCAGGACTTCGCCGGGTGGTGTCGGCGACGCCGCGGGTCCCAGCCGGATCCTCGTCGCGGAGGTCGCCACCGGCGCGATCACCGGCGAGATCGTCCCGCCGGCCGGGCAGCTCCGGGGCGAGGACGCCCAGCCGACCTGGTCGTCCGACGGCACCACCCTGGCCTTCACCCGCAACCAGGTGATCGACGGGGGCGGCGGCAACAAGCACGTGTGGACCGTGCCCGTGAACGACCTGGGCGCGCAGCGCGACCTGAGCGCCACGCTCTGCCCGGGCGACTGCGAAGTCATCGACGACAGCCCGGCGTTCTCCCCGGACGGACTCAGCATCGCCTTCAACCGCAAGAGCGGCGGCGGCCGCGTCGACGAACAGAACGGCATCCTGCTGACGTCCGTGTCCGGCGACGACTGCCGGGTGCTGCTGCCCGCCGCCGCCCGCGATGTCCCCGGCGCCTGCGGCCGGGAGCTGCCGGACACCTCCGCCACCGGCCCGCACCAGCCGCGGGACGCCGCCTGGACGGCCGACGGCACCGGCCTGGTGTTCAGCTCCCGCGCCGGCCTCCCGGCCAACAGCCCGGAGAAGCTGCACCTCCTGGACGTCGAGTCCGGCGACATCACCCCCGTCACCACCGGCCTGCCGGGCCGCCAGAAGGAGCCGAGCGTCCAGCAGTCCGTGGACCTCGCGCTCCGGGCGCCGGGCACCACCCCCGAGGTCACCGTCGGCGGCTCCACCACGGTCCGCGTCGACATCGTGAACCACGGCCCCGCCGCCTCCCCCGGCACCCGGCTGACCATCGCCCCGCCGCCCGGCGTGCGCGTCACCCGGCTGACCCGGCCCGGCGGCACCTGCGACGCCGCCTCCCTCCAGTGCGACGTCGGTGTGGTGCCGCCGGGCGCCACCGTGCCGGTGAACGTCACGCTCACCGGCGTCACCCCCGGCGACGCGCCGGTCGACTGGTCGGTCACCGGTACGGTCCTGGACCCGAGGCCCAGCGACAACGCGGGCCGGACCGTGGTGCCGGTGCGCGAGGCCCCGCAGCCGCCACCGACCCCGAGCCCGACGCCGCCCACGCCCACCCCGGCGCCGCCCACCCCGGCGCCGCCCACCATCGTGCCGCCGACGACCCGGCCGCCCACCGTGCCGCCGGAGCCCGAGGAGCCCGAGGCCGGGCCCGGCGTGCGCGTCACCGCCCAGCCGAACCCCGGATACGTCGGCGGGCGCGTGGTCGTGACGTACACCGTGCGCAACGGCCGCAACGCGCTGGCGACCGGGCTGCGGCTGCGCATCGGCCTGCCCCGGGGCATCCCCGACAGCGGGCCACCGGCGGGCTGCGACAGCTCCTGGCTGTGCGCGCTGCCGGATCTGGAACCCGGCGCGAGCACCGTCGTACGGGTCGTCCTCAGCCCCGACAAGGCGCTGACCGGCCGTGTCACCGGCGACCTCACCACCACCGGCACCGACGCCGACCGGCGCGACAACACCGCACGGCAGCGGATCCGGATCCTGCAGCCGCGGATCGAAGCGGTGCCGCCGATCGGCAAGCCCGGCTTCGTCACCTCGGTGCGCGGCAAGGACTTCCCGCCGGGGGTGCCGGTGCGGTTCACCTGGAAGCCGGGGATCACCGCGGCGGCGGCACCGACCGTGCCGAAGCCGGACGGCACGTTCATCGGCCAGCTGCTCATCCTCGCCAAGGACCAGACCGGGCCGCGCGTCATCACCGCCAGGGGCCCCGGGTTCTCGCCGGTGAAGACCGACTTCCTGGTGGTCAGCGGCAGCATCCAGCCGCCCGACCAGGTGGTGCGCCGGTGA
- a CDS encoding helix-turn-helix transcriptional regulator has protein sequence MTCPAENSPAPTSTSRVPAQARATPRTSLSDRPARVSVTVYAADPVLRVGVVQQLRQRPEVDLLADADAERAQVSLVIVDHVDDDVAALLNRLRHNTATRTGLVVGTLGPGTLPRVIECGVAAVLRRVEADQDQLLHLVQAIANGEGVLPGDLLGKLLTHVGSLQRSALDPRGVSLSTLTTREADMLRLVSEGLDTAEIARKTSYSERTVKNVLHEIITRLQLRNRAHAVGYALRNGLI, from the coding sequence ATGACCTGCCCTGCGGAAAACAGCCCGGCCCCCACCAGCACCTCACGTGTGCCCGCCCAGGCGCGGGCCACGCCCCGCACTTCGCTTTCCGACCGCCCGGCACGAGTGAGCGTCACGGTCTACGCCGCTGACCCGGTGCTGCGCGTCGGCGTCGTCCAGCAGTTGCGGCAGCGCCCCGAAGTGGACCTGCTCGCCGACGCCGACGCGGAGCGGGCCCAGGTGTCGCTGGTGATCGTTGACCATGTCGACGACGACGTCGCCGCCCTGCTGAACCGGCTGCGGCACAACACCGCCACCCGCACCGGCCTCGTCGTCGGCACCCTTGGGCCCGGCACGTTACCGCGCGTCATCGAGTGCGGGGTGGCAGCGGTGCTGCGGCGGGTCGAGGCCGACCAGGACCAGCTCCTGCACCTGGTCCAGGCGATAGCCAACGGCGAGGGCGTGCTGCCCGGCGACCTGCTCGGCAAGCTGCTCACCCATGTCGGCAGCCTCCAGCGCTCGGCGCTCGACCCGCGGGGCGTGTCCCTGTCCACGCTGACCACGCGCGAGGCGGACATGCTGCGGCTGGTGTCGGAGGGCCTGGACACCGCGGAGATCGCCCGCAAGACGTCGTACTCGGAACGGACCGTCAAGAACGTCCTGCACGAGATCATCACGCGGCTGCAACTGCGCAACCGGGCCCACGCGGTGGGCTACGCGCTGCGCAACGGGCTGATCTGA